Proteins encoded in a region of the Caldanaerobius fijiensis DSM 17918 genome:
- a CDS encoding calcium-transporting P-type ATPase, PMR1-type, producing the protein MTIIYWNQEYKDVEEYLKTDIIKGLSNEEAQKRLREYGYNQLKEQNKKSLFLMFLDQFKDFMVLILLAATIISLLLGEVTDAVIMIVVVVLNGILGMLQENRAEKSLEALKKLTSPTARVIRSGRVVDIPTSQLVPGDIVYLEAGNFVPADGRLFEATNLRIDESALTGESVPVDKDIKALKAEELPLGDRINMAYMGTVVAYGRGRMIVTDTGMNTEMGKIAEFIDSQDTAATPLQRRLEELGKYLGVGVLLICFIIFITGILSRRPVFDMFMTAVSLAVAAIPEGLPAIVTITLAIGVQKMIKKKAIIRKLPAVETLGSASVICTDKTGTLTQNRMTVMKLYTNDKVYSDINAIFKSEGSTDNEVKFLLECAALCTDAFIDEDGREIGDPTEVAIVMAAKSAGIRKQDIEEAKPRVDEVPFDSDRKMMTTVHRDEKGYKVITKGAPDNVIDRCTSLYLNGDILPLDDSIKEKIKAVNEEMAKGALRVLAVAYKDLDDIGSHGEFECDLTFIGLIGMIDPPREEVKESVRLCKKAGIKPVMITGDHLVTAVAIGKELGIYKAGDEAVTGVQLNELTDEELDKQVKDISVYARVSPEHKVRIVKAWQNNGAVVAMTGDGVNDAPALKQADIGAAMGMTGTDVAKGAADMILTDDNFATIVSAVQEGRTIYENIRKSIHFLLSCNVGEIVVIFVAVMLGMPMPLKPIHILWINLLTDSFPALALGVEPPAPDVMDKKPRPKGESIFAHGLWWKITLQGILIGLLTLVAFRLGLMKKNLITARTMAFSTLVLTQLFQALNVRAEASLLKIGVFSNRYMTYSIILSAVLMFIVILTPLRTYFGVSVLNATDWGIVFILSLSILIITEVIKYFKKP; encoded by the coding sequence ATGACAATAATATATTGGAATCAAGAATATAAGGATGTGGAGGAGTATTTAAAGACGGATATCATCAAGGGCCTTAGCAACGAAGAAGCTCAGAAGCGCTTACGCGAATACGGTTATAATCAACTTAAAGAACAAAATAAGAAATCTCTTTTTTTGATGTTTCTCGATCAATTTAAAGATTTTATGGTGCTCATATTGTTAGCGGCAACAATCATCTCGTTATTATTAGGTGAGGTAACAGATGCTGTAATTATGATAGTTGTAGTAGTATTAAATGGGATTTTGGGTATGTTGCAGGAAAACAGGGCTGAAAAGTCTCTGGAAGCATTGAAAAAATTGACTTCACCAACGGCTAGGGTCATTCGAAGCGGAAGAGTTGTCGACATTCCCACAAGCCAGCTTGTACCGGGAGATATAGTGTATTTAGAAGCGGGTAATTTTGTTCCTGCGGATGGCAGGCTTTTTGAGGCAACTAATTTAAGGATCGATGAATCAGCATTGACTGGGGAATCGGTACCTGTAGATAAGGATATAAAGGCGTTAAAAGCCGAAGAGCTTCCATTAGGAGATAGGATAAATATGGCTTATATGGGCACTGTGGTAGCTTATGGTAGAGGTCGTATGATTGTGACAGATACCGGGATGAATACAGAAATGGGTAAGATCGCTGAATTTATTGATAGCCAGGATACAGCCGCTACGCCACTTCAAAGGCGGCTTGAAGAATTGGGAAAATACCTTGGAGTTGGGGTTCTTTTAATCTGTTTTATCATTTTTATAACAGGTATTTTGAGTAGACGGCCTGTCTTTGACATGTTTATGACAGCTGTGAGCCTGGCTGTTGCTGCTATTCCGGAAGGACTACCTGCTATAGTTACGATTACCCTGGCAATAGGCGTTCAAAAGATGATAAAGAAGAAAGCTATTATAAGAAAATTACCTGCGGTAGAGACGCTTGGAAGCGCCAGTGTTATATGTACAGATAAAACCGGTACATTAACACAAAATCGCATGACGGTAATGAAATTATATACAAATGATAAAGTTTATAGCGATATAAATGCCATATTTAAATCTGAAGGCAGCACAGATAATGAAGTGAAGTTCTTATTAGAATGTGCAGCCCTTTGCACAGATGCTTTTATAGATGAGGATGGAAGGGAAATTGGGGATCCTACCGAAGTGGCTATTGTCATGGCTGCTAAATCGGCTGGTATAAGAAAACAGGATATAGAAGAGGCAAAACCGCGAGTTGACGAGGTGCCTTTTGATTCTGACCGAAAAATGATGACGACAGTACATAGAGATGAAAAAGGATACAAGGTGATAACGAAGGGTGCACCTGATAATGTAATTGATAGGTGTACAAGTTTATATTTGAATGGCGATATATTGCCGTTGGACGATAGTATTAAAGAGAAGATAAAAGCGGTTAATGAAGAAATGGCAAAAGGTGCGTTGAGAGTATTGGCTGTTGCATATAAAGATTTGGATGATATTGGATCACATGGCGAATTTGAATGTGATCTTACGTTTATAGGTTTGATAGGCATGATCGATCCTCCCAGGGAAGAAGTAAAAGAATCTGTGAGGTTGTGTAAAAAAGCAGGGATTAAGCCTGTTATGATTACAGGTGACCACTTGGTCACAGCCGTAGCAATCGGAAAAGAATTGGGCATATACAAGGCAGGGGATGAGGCTGTGACAGGTGTTCAATTAAACGAATTAACAGATGAAGAATTGGATAAACAGGTTAAGGATATTTCGGTTTATGCAAGGGTTTCACCAGAGCATAAAGTAAGGATAGTAAAAGCCTGGCAGAATAATGGAGCTGTTGTTGCTATGACAGGTGATGGGGTAAATGATGCTCCTGCTCTTAAACAGGCTGATATAGGAGCTGCCATGGGGATGACAGGTACTGATGTGGCAAAGGGTGCCGCAGACATGATATTAACAGATGACAATTTTGCAACCATTGTTTCTGCAGTTCAAGAAGGCCGGACCATTTACGAAAATATACGTAAATCAATACACTTTCTTTTATCATGCAATGTAGGTGAAATTGTAGTGATTTTTGTGGCAGTTATGCTTGGCATGCCTATGCCGCTAAAACCTATTCACATTTTATGGATAAACCTTTTAACAGATAGCTTTCCGGCCCTTGCTTTAGGCGTTGAACCGCCAGCACCTGATGTTATGGATAAAAAACCCAGGCCAAAGGGAGAGAGCATATTCGCACACGGCTTATGGTGGAAAATTACATTGCAGGGCATTTTGATAGGCCTTTTGACCTTGGTTGCTTTTAGACTTGGATTAATGAAGAAGAATCTTATAACAGCGAGGACGATGGCTTTTTCTACACTTGTTTTAACCCAGCTATT